A region from the Bacteroidota bacterium genome encodes:
- the pdxA gene encoding 4-hydroxythreonine-4-phosphate dehydrogenase PdxA, protein MPEKPRLAITLGDYNGIGPEVILKVLTDPRHYQFYTPIVFGSEAVLRFYAVLLGMEDISIRRIRSFEEADSSGALLVWDVLEDLSPKPEPGRVSAEAGRAAMRALEQALRACQEGHCAALVTAPISKEAIHQAGYGYPGHTEYLAEKLGVERYLMLMVWRQLRMAMVSVHAPLRRVPEEISAARILDRLELLDQSLRRDWGIARPKIAVLALNPHAGDGGLLGQEELEVIAPALEEARQRGILAFGPFPADGFFATAAYRRYDAVLAMYHDQAQIPFKILAFYEGVNYTAGLPIIRTSPDHGTAFDIAGKGLARPDSLHAALHLALELIRRRQAALTSPSS, encoded by the coding sequence ATGCCCGAAAAACCTCGCCTGGCCATCACCCTGGGGGATTATAACGGCATAGGCCCTGAGGTCATCCTCAAGGTTCTGACCGATCCCCGGCATTATCAGTTCTACACCCCGATCGTGTTCGGCTCCGAAGCGGTGTTGCGCTTCTACGCTGTGCTATTGGGCATGGAGGACATCAGCATCCGCCGCATCCGGAGTTTTGAGGAGGCCGACTCAAGCGGCGCGCTTTTGGTCTGGGATGTGTTAGAGGACCTCTCCCCGAAGCCCGAGCCCGGACGTGTATCCGCAGAGGCCGGGCGCGCCGCCATGCGCGCTCTGGAACAGGCCCTTCGGGCCTGCCAAGAGGGGCATTGCGCGGCCTTGGTTACGGCCCCCATCTCCAAGGAGGCCATTCACCAAGCAGGCTACGGCTATCCCGGGCACACCGAGTATTTGGCCGAAAAGCTGGGCGTGGAGCGCTATCTGATGCTCATGGTCTGGCGCCAGCTACGCATGGCCATGGTGAGCGTGCACGCACCCCTGCGCCGCGTGCCCGAGGAGATCTCCGCGGCCCGCATCCTGGATCGGCTGGAGCTCCTGGATCAAAGCTTGCGTCGCGACTGGGGGATCGCGCGTCCGAAGATCGCTGTGCTTGCGCTCAACCCCCATGCGGGCGACGGAGGCCTTCTGGGCCAAGAGGAGCTAGAGGTGATCGCCCCAGCCCTTGAGGAGGCCCGACAGCGAGGCATATTGGCCTTCGGACCTTTTCCGGCCGATGGGTTTTTCGCCACCGCCGCCTACCGGCGCTATGACGCCGTGTTGGCCATGTATCATGATCAAGCCCAGATCCCTTTTAAGATCCTGGCCTTCTACGAGGGGGTCAACTACACGGCCGGGCTGCCGATCATCCGCACCTCCCCCGATCACGGAACGGCCTTCGATATCGCGGGTAAGGGCCTGGCGCGCCCCGATAGCCTTCATGCGGCCCTGCACTTAGCTTTGGAGCTCATCCGGCGCCGACAGGCTGCCTTGACATCGCCCTCATCGTGA